A region of Pseudomonas putida DNA encodes the following proteins:
- a CDS encoding IS110 family transposase, with amino-acid sequence MSSSVGIDVSSATLAVHIRPEGVNFSVSNDLKGFQLLVEKLGEYAISMVLLEATGGYECNVLKALQDADFPVCRINPSRARDFAKSMGKRAKTDPIDAAVLAHLAEVMPPRPCQVMTPERALLRELLMQRDRFVQQRDDDKRRLKQARAPSVCLRLEQHIAYLKGEIRALEQEIAQQAAALPDDRVKQLTQVKGIGLITAGKLMALLPELGQVDKKEIAALVGVAPFNQDSGKQSGKRSIWGGRSQVRRALYMACWVVIRHNKDFCERYKALRAQGKCAKVSVVACMRVLIVRLNAMLKTGTPWKEQIAHS; translated from the coding sequence ATGTCTTCCTCTGTCGGCATCGATGTTTCCAGTGCCACACTTGCTGTTCACATCCGTCCTGAGGGGGTGAACTTCAGTGTTTCCAATGACTTGAAGGGATTCCAACTGCTCGTCGAAAAGCTTGGCGAGTATGCAATTTCAATGGTCTTGCTCGAAGCTACCGGTGGCTACGAGTGCAATGTCCTCAAAGCGCTGCAGGATGCCGATTTTCCGGTTTGCCGGATCAATCCCAGTCGTGCCCGGGACTTTGCCAAGTCGATGGGTAAACGCGCCAAGACCGATCCCATTGACGCAGCTGTTTTGGCTCACCTGGCTGAAGTTATGCCCCCACGGCCTTGCCAGGTGATGACACCCGAGCGGGCTTTGCTGCGCGAACTGCTTATGCAGCGGGATCGCTTCGTCCAACAGCGCGACGATGACAAGCGGCGCCTGAAGCAGGCGCGGGCTCCCAGTGTTTGTTTGCGGTTGGAACAACACATCGCCTATCTGAAGGGTGAAATTCGAGCGCTGGAACAAGAGATCGCACAGCAGGCAGCAGCTTTGCCTGATGATCGGGTTAAACAGCTCACTCAAGTCAAAGGAATTGGTCTGATTACTGCCGGAAAGCTGATGGCCTTGCTGCCAGAGCTGGGCCAGGTGGATAAGAAGGAAATTGCCGCCTTGGTCGGTGTTGCGCCGTTCAACCAGGACAGCGGCAAGCAGTCGGGCAAGCGTTCAATCTGGGGGGGACGCTCACAAGTCAGGCGGGCGCTCTATATGGCCTGCTGGGTGGTGATACGGCACAACAAGGACTTCTGCGAGCGCTACAAAGCACTGCGAGCCCAGGGGAAGTGCGCGAAAGTATCGGTGGTGGCGTGTATGCGAGTATTGATAGTGAGGCTAAATGCGATGCTCAAGACCGGAACGCCCTGGAAGGAGCAAATAGCTCATTCGTAG
- a CDS encoding amino acid permease, protein MQDQSTPERLQRGLKNRHIQLIALGGAIGTGLFLGIAQTIQLAGPSVLLGYAIAGLMAFFIMRQLGEMVVEEPVAGSFSHFAHQYWSEFAGFVSGWNYWVVYVLVGMAELTAVGIYVQYWWPDFPTWATAAIFFVVINLINLTQVKVYGEMEFWFALIKVVAIVSMIGFGAWLLSSGHGGPDASVANLWQYGGFFPNGVTGLVMALAVIMFSFGGLELVGITAAEADNPRQSIPKATNQVVYRILIFYIGALAVLLSLYPWQKVVQGGSPFVMIFHELDSDLVATILNIVVLTAALSVYNSCVYANSRMLFGLASQGDAPRQLLKVSRSGVPLTALGVSAFATGMCVLINYLMPGEAFGLLMALAVSALVINWASISITHLKFRKAKLAAGIAPFYQSWGHPVTNYLCLAFIVLILVVMYLTPPIRISVMLIPGWIAVLWVAFRLKKARQARG, encoded by the coding sequence ATGCAAGACCAGAGCACGCCCGAGCGTTTGCAGCGAGGGTTGAAGAACCGCCATATCCAGCTGATCGCGCTGGGTGGGGCCATCGGCACCGGGCTGTTCCTGGGCATCGCCCAGACCATTCAGCTGGCTGGCCCCTCCGTTTTGCTGGGCTACGCCATTGCCGGCCTGATGGCTTTCTTCATCATGCGCCAGCTTGGCGAAATGGTGGTCGAAGAGCCGGTCGCCGGCAGCTTCAGCCACTTCGCTCACCAGTACTGGAGCGAGTTCGCAGGTTTTGTCTCGGGCTGGAACTATTGGGTGGTGTATGTGCTGGTGGGCATGGCCGAGCTGACGGCCGTGGGCATCTATGTGCAGTACTGGTGGCCAGACTTCCCCACCTGGGCGACGGCGGCGATCTTCTTCGTGGTGATCAATCTCATCAACCTGACGCAGGTGAAGGTCTACGGTGAGATGGAGTTCTGGTTCGCCTTGATCAAGGTGGTGGCCATCGTCAGCATGATCGGCTTTGGTGCCTGGCTGCTGAGCAGTGGCCATGGCGGCCCGGATGCCAGCGTGGCCAACCTGTGGCAGTACGGCGGCTTCTTCCCGAATGGGGTTACCGGGCTGGTCATGGCCCTGGCGGTGATCATGTTCTCCTTCGGCGGGCTGGAGCTGGTGGGTATTACCGCAGCCGAGGCGGACAACCCGCGCCAGAGCATTCCCAAAGCCACCAACCAGGTGGTCTACCGCATCCTGATTTTCTACATCGGTGCCTTGGCGGTGCTGTTGTCGCTGTACCCGTGGCAGAAGGTGGTGCAGGGGGGCAGCCCGTTCGTGATGATCTTCCACGAGCTGGACAGCGACCTGGTGGCGACCATCCTCAACATCGTGGTGCTGACGGCTGCGTTGTCGGTCTACAACAGCTGCGTGTACGCCAACAGCCGCATGCTGTTCGGCCTGGCCAGCCAGGGCGATGCGCCGCGTCAGTTGCTCAAGGTCAGCCGCAGTGGCGTACCGCTGACGGCGCTGGGTGTTTCGGCGTTCGCCACGGGCATGTGCGTACTGATCAACTATTTGATGCCGGGTGAAGCCTTCGGCTTGCTGATGGCCCTGGCGGTGTCGGCGCTGGTGATCAACTGGGCGAGCATCAGTATCACCCACCTCAAGTTCCGCAAAGCCAAGCTGGCGGCGGGCATTGCGCCGTTCTACCAGAGCTGGGGGCACCCGGTGACCAACTACCTGTGCCTGGCGTTCATCGTGCTGATTCTGGTGGTGATGTACCTGACGCCGCCGATTCGCATCTCGGTGATGCTGATTCCGGGCTGGATTGCGGTGCTGTGGGTGGCGTTCCGCTTGAAGAAGGCTCGGCAGGCCAGGGGCTAA
- a CDS encoding ATP-binding protein — protein sequence MLAAVQPLSATRQNLWRLTVIRVLVLAAQAGSVGVAYWTDLLPLPWFSLAATLALSSILCAFTALRLRLSLPVTELEYALQLACDLLIHSALLYYSGGSTNPFVSYYLVPLAIAAVTLPWLYSLILSGIALTAYSLLLVQFYPLEGLPMARDKMQVYGMWLSIALAAAVITFFAARMAEELRRQEQLRSERREESLRDEQLLAVATQAAGAAHELGTPLATMSVLLNEMRQDHPDPLLQEDLQILQDQVKLCKETLQQLVRAAEANRRLAMVEQDVTAWLDEALNRWHLMRPEASYRFQRLRDGQVPRLTPPPDLTQALLNLLNNAADACPDDLEVRLDWDAQDIVISIRDHGPGVPPSIAEAIGKPFITTKGKGFGLGLFLSKASVTRAGGSVKLYSHEQGGTLTELRLPHGKRGDE from the coding sequence ATGCTCGCTGCCGTACAACCGTTGTCCGCTACCCGTCAGAACCTCTGGCGCCTGACTGTCATCCGCGTGCTGGTCCTGGCTGCCCAGGCAGGCTCCGTGGGCGTCGCCTACTGGACCGACCTGCTGCCCCTGCCGTGGTTTTCGCTGGCGGCGACGCTGGCCCTGTCGTCGATCCTGTGCGCGTTCACCGCATTGCGCCTGCGCCTGTCGCTGCCCGTCACCGAACTGGAATATGCGCTGCAGCTTGCCTGTGACCTGCTGATCCACAGTGCCTTGCTGTATTACTCCGGCGGTTCGACCAACCCGTTCGTTTCTTATTACCTGGTGCCGCTGGCCATTGCTGCGGTGACCTTGCCGTGGCTCTATTCGCTGATTCTCTCGGGCATTGCCCTGACCGCCTACAGCCTGCTGCTGGTGCAGTTCTACCCGCTTGAGGGGCTGCCGATGGCGCGGGACAAGATGCAGGTCTACGGCATGTGGCTGAGCATCGCCCTGGCGGCTGCGGTGATCACCTTCTTTGCCGCGCGCATGGCCGAAGAGCTGCGACGCCAGGAGCAACTGCGGTCCGAGCGCCGCGAAGAGAGCCTGCGCGATGAGCAGTTGCTGGCCGTGGCCACCCAGGCCGCTGGCGCTGCCCATGAGCTGGGTACTCCGCTGGCGACCATGAGCGTGCTGCTCAACGAAATGCGCCAGGACCACCCCGACCCGCTGTTGCAGGAAGACCTGCAGATCCTTCAGGACCAGGTCAAACTGTGCAAGGAAACCTTGCAGCAACTGGTGCGTGCCGCCGAGGCCAACCGCCGCCTGGCCATGGTCGAGCAGGACGTCACTGCCTGGCTGGACGAGGCGCTCAACCGTTGGCACCTGATGCGGCCCGAGGCCAGCTACCGCTTCCAGCGGCTCAGAGACGGCCAGGTACCGCGCCTAACGCCGCCGCCTGACCTGACCCAGGCCCTGCTGAACCTGTTGAACAATGCAGCCGACGCGTGCCCGGACGATCTTGAGGTGCGCCTGGACTGGGATGCCCAGGACATTGTCATCAGTATCCGTGACCATGGCCCCGGTGTACCCCCGTCTATCGCCGAAGCGATTGGCAAACCCTTTATTACCACCAAGGGCAAAGGCTTCGGCCTGGGCCTGTTCTTGAGCAAGGCCAGCGTGACGCGTGCGGGCGGTTCGGTGAAACTCTATAGTCATGAGCAGGGTGGCACCCTGACCGAACTGCGCCTGCCCCATGGCAAGCGAGGAGATGAATGA
- a CDS encoding calcium/sodium antiporter has product MGVALLLLVCGAELLVRMALRLALRLHVRPLIIGLSLVAFGSTAPQLTVSLQAAYQGAPDVAVGSVIGSNIFNVLVILGLAALIIPLRVSRQLVRLDLPLMIVASALVYALAANGHLSRWAGLLLLLALLGYLAMLWHQSRHYARTYPAPSGITISGARFWSGTLLQIALGLGLLSLAGHLLLEAAVEVATDLGLSERIIGLTVVAVCTSLPELAAAMIAALRGEREIAVGTVIGSNLFNLLGVLGLTALITPEPLSISPNALAFDLPVMLGVAVLSLPVFYSGYRITRAEGLVFLCLYLAYGLHVVAFTTGMPLAGRLERLMLFYALPVLAVVLLYTTVRAWRRQH; this is encoded by the coding sequence CTGGGCGTCGCCTTACTGCTGCTGGTCTGCGGTGCCGAGCTGCTGGTACGCATGGCCCTGCGCCTGGCCCTGCGCTTGCACGTGCGCCCTCTCATCATCGGCCTGAGCCTGGTGGCCTTCGGCAGCACCGCACCGCAGCTCACCGTGAGCCTGCAGGCCGCCTATCAGGGGGCACCGGATGTCGCGGTCGGCAGTGTGATCGGCAGCAACATCTTCAACGTGTTGGTGATTCTCGGCCTGGCCGCGCTGATCATCCCGCTGCGCGTATCACGCCAGCTGGTGCGCCTGGACCTTCCCCTGATGATCGTCGCCAGCGCACTGGTGTACGCGCTTGCCGCCAATGGCCACTTGAGCCGCTGGGCGGGTTTGCTGCTGTTGCTGGCGCTGCTGGGCTATCTGGCGATGCTCTGGCATCAATCGCGTCATTACGCCCGCACCTACCCTGCCCCCAGCGGCATCACGATCAGTGGCGCACGCTTCTGGTCAGGCACGCTGCTGCAGATTGCCCTCGGCCTGGGTCTATTGAGCCTGGCCGGGCACCTGCTGCTGGAGGCCGCCGTCGAGGTGGCCACCGACCTGGGCCTGTCCGAACGCATCATCGGCCTGACCGTGGTCGCGGTGTGCACGTCACTGCCAGAGCTGGCCGCCGCGATGATCGCCGCCCTTCGTGGCGAGCGGGAAATCGCCGTGGGCACGGTAATCGGCAGCAACCTGTTCAACCTGCTGGGTGTGCTGGGCCTGACCGCACTGATCACCCCTGAACCGCTGTCGATCTCACCCAACGCACTGGCCTTCGACCTGCCCGTGATGCTGGGCGTCGCCGTCTTGAGCCTGCCGGTGTTCTATTCGGGCTACCGAATCACCCGCGCCGAAGGCCTGGTGTTTCTCTGCCTGTACCTGGCCTATGGGCTGCACGTGGTGGCCTTTACCACCGGCATGCCCTTGGCCGGCCGCCTGGAGCGGCTCATGCTGTTCTACGCACTGCCAGTGCTCGCGGTGGTGTTGCTGTACACCACCGTGCGCGCCTGGCGGCGGCAGCACTGA
- the gatB gene encoding Asp-tRNA(Asn)/Glu-tRNA(Gln) amidotransferase subunit GatB produces the protein MQWEVVIGLEIHTQLATQSKIFSGSATTFGSEPNTQASLVDLGMPGVLPVLNQEAVRMACMFGLAIDAEIGKRNVFARKNYFYPDLPKGYQISQMELPIVGKGHLDIALEDGTIKRIGVTRAHLEEDAGKSLHEDFSGSTGIDLNRAGTPLLEIVSEPDMRSAKEAVAYVKAIHALVRYLGICDGNMAEGSLRCDCNVSIRPKGQTEFGTRCEIKNVNSFRFIERAINSEIQRQIDLIEDGGKVIQETRLYDPNKDETRSMRSKEEANDYRYFPDPDLLPVVIEDSFLETIRAGLPELPPQKVERFQSQYGLSAYDANVLASSREQANYFEEVVKIGGDAKLAANWVMVELGSLLNKLGIEIDQAPVSAEQLGGMLLRIRDNTISGKIAKTVFEAMAAGEGDADSIIESKGLKQVTDTGAIEKMLDEMLAANAEQVEQYRAADEAKRGKMFGFFVGQAMKASKGKANPGQVNQLLKAKLEG, from the coding sequence ATGCAATGGGAAGTTGTGATCGGGCTGGAAATTCATACTCAGCTCGCCACCCAGTCGAAGATCTTCTCCGGCAGCGCCACCACCTTCGGCTCCGAGCCGAACACCCAGGCCAGCCTGGTTGATCTGGGCATGCCCGGTGTACTGCCGGTGCTGAACCAGGAAGCCGTGCGCATGGCCTGCATGTTCGGCCTGGCGATCGATGCCGAGATCGGCAAGCGCAACGTGTTCGCGCGCAAGAACTACTTCTACCCCGACCTGCCCAAGGGCTACCAGATCAGCCAGATGGAGTTGCCGATCGTCGGCAAGGGCCACCTGGACATCGCCCTGGAAGACGGCACCATCAAGCGCATCGGGGTAACCCGTGCGCACTTGGAAGAAGACGCCGGCAAGAGCCTGCACGAAGACTTCAGCGGCTCCACCGGCATCGACCTGAACCGTGCCGGCACGCCACTGCTGGAAATCGTCTCCGAGCCGGACATGCGCAGCGCCAAGGAGGCCGTGGCCTACGTCAAGGCCATCCACGCCCTGGTGCGCTACCTGGGCATCTGCGACGGCAACATGGCCGAAGGTTCGCTGCGTTGCGACTGCAACGTGTCGATCCGGCCCAAAGGCCAAACCGAGTTCGGTACCCGCTGCGAGATCAAGAACGTCAACTCGTTCCGCTTCATCGAACGTGCGATCAACAGCGAGATCCAGCGCCAGATCGACCTGATCGAGGACGGCGGCAAGGTCATCCAGGAAACCCGCCTGTACGACCCGAACAAGGACGAGACCCGTTCCATGCGCAGCAAGGAGGAAGCCAACGACTACCGTTACTTCCCCGACCCGGACCTGCTGCCGGTGGTCATCGAGGACAGCTTCCTCGAAACCATCCGCGCCGGCCTGCCGGAGCTGCCGCCACAGAAGGTCGAACGCTTCCAGAGCCAGTACGGCCTGTCGGCCTACGACGCCAACGTGCTGGCCTCCAGCCGCGAACAGGCGAACTACTTCGAAGAAGTGGTGAAAATCGGTGGCGATGCCAAGCTGGCAGCCAACTGGGTCATGGTCGAGCTGGGCAGCCTGCTGAACAAGCTGGGCATCGAGATCGACCAGGCGCCGGTGAGCGCAGAGCAGCTTGGTGGCATGTTGCTGCGTATTCGCGACAACACCATCAGTGGCAAGATTGCCAAGACCGTGTTCGAGGCCATGGCCGCCGGTGAAGGCGATGCCGACAGCATCATCGAGAGCAAAGGCCTGAAACAGGTTACCGATACCGGTGCAATCGAGAAGATGCTCGACGAGATGCTGGCAGCCAACGCCGAGCAGGTCGAACAGTACCGCGCCGCCGACGAGGCCAAGCGCGGCAAGATGTTTGGCTTCTTTGTCGGCCAGGCGATGAAGGCGTCGAAGGGCAAGGCCAACCCTGGGCAAGTGAACCAATTGCTCAAGGCCAAGCTCGAAGGTTGA
- the gatA gene encoding Asp-tRNA(Asn)/Glu-tRNA(Gln) amidotransferase subunit GatA — MHQLTLAEIARGLADKSFSSEELTGALLARIKQLDPQINSFISVTEELALSQARAADARRAAGESGALLGAPIAHKDLFCTNGVRTSCGSKMLDNFKAPYDATVVAKLAEAGMVTLGKTNMDEFAMGSANESSHYGPVKNPWNLEHVPGGSSGGSAAAVAGRLLPAATGTDTGGSIRQPAALTNLTGLKPTYGRVSRWGMIAYASSLDQGGPLARTAEDCALLLQGMAGFDAKDSTSIEEPVPDYSANLNASLQGLRIGLPKEYFGAGLDPRIAERVQASVKELEKLGAVVKEISLPNMQHAIPAYYVIAPAEASSNLSRFDGVRFGYRCEDPKDLTDLYKRSRGEGFGAEVQRRIMVGTYALSAGYYDAYYVKAQQIRRLIKNDFMAAFEGVDLILGPTTPNPAWKLGAKSSDPVAAYLEDVYTITANLAGLPGLSMPAGFVDGLPVGVQLLAPYFQEGRLLNVAHRYQQVTDWHTRAPNGF; from the coding sequence ATGCATCAATTGACCCTGGCCGAGATCGCCCGCGGACTCGCCGACAAGTCGTTTTCCTCCGAAGAGCTGACCGGCGCCCTGCTGGCGCGCATCAAACAGCTCGACCCACAAATCAACAGCTTCATCAGCGTCACCGAGGAGCTGGCCCTAAGCCAGGCCCGTGCCGCTGACGCCCGTCGCGCCGCAGGCGAGAGCGGTGCACTGCTGGGCGCCCCCATCGCCCACAAAGACCTGTTCTGCACCAACGGCGTACGCACCAGCTGCGGCTCGAAGATGCTCGACAACTTCAAGGCGCCGTATGACGCCACCGTGGTCGCCAAGCTGGCCGAAGCCGGCATGGTCACCCTGGGCAAGACCAACATGGACGAATTCGCCATGGGTTCGGCCAACGAATCCAGCCACTATGGCCCGGTGAAGAACCCGTGGAACCTCGAGCACGTCCCTGGCGGCTCGTCGGGTGGCTCGGCTGCGGCAGTCGCCGGTCGCCTGCTGCCGGCCGCCACCGGCACCGACACTGGCGGCTCGATCCGACAGCCGGCAGCGCTGACCAACCTCACCGGCCTAAAACCGACGTACGGTCGTGTTTCGCGCTGGGGCATGATCGCTTACGCCTCCAGCCTCGACCAGGGCGGCCCCCTGGCCCGCACCGCTGAAGACTGCGCGCTGCTGCTGCAAGGCATGGCCGGTTTCGACGCCAAGGACTCCACCAGCATCGAAGAGCCGGTGCCGGACTACAGCGCCAACCTCAACGCCTCGCTGCAAGGTCTGCGCATCGGCCTGCCGAAGGAATACTTCGGCGCCGGCCTCGACCCACGCATCGCTGAGCGGGTGCAAGCCAGCGTCAAGGAGCTGGAAAAGCTCGGCGCCGTGGTCAAGGAAATCAGCCTGCCGAACATGCAGCACGCCATCCCGGCGTACTACGTGATCGCGCCGGCTGAAGCCTCCTCCAACCTGTCGCGTTTCGACGGCGTGCGCTTTGGCTACCGCTGCGAAGACCCGAAAGACCTGACCGACCTGTACAAGCGTTCCCGTGGCGAAGGCTTCGGCGCCGAAGTGCAGCGCCGCATCATGGTCGGCACCTACGCCCTGTCGGCCGGCTACTACGACGCCTACTACGTGAAGGCGCAGCAGATCCGCCGCCTGATCAAAAACGACTTCATGGCCGCCTTCGAAGGCGTCGACCTGATCCTCGGCCCGACCACGCCTAACCCGGCCTGGAAGCTTGGTGCCAAGAGCAGCGACCCAGTCGCCGCCTACCTTGAAGACGTGTACACCATCACCGCCAACCTGGCGGGCCTGCCGGGCCTGTCGATGCCTGCTGGCTTTGTCGATGGCCTGCCGGTCGGCGTGCAGCTGCTGGCGCCATACTTCCAGGAAGGCCGCCTGCTCAACGTCGCGCACCGCTACCAGCAAGTGACCGACTGGCACACCCGTGCCCCCAACGGCTTCTGA
- a CDS encoding SIMPL domain-containing protein (The SIMPL domain is named for its presence in mouse protein SIMPL (signalling molecule that associates with mouse pelle-like kinase). Bacterial member BP26, from Brucella, was shown to assemble into a channel-like structure, while YggE from E. coli has been associated with resistance to oxidative stress.) produces MQIPRRGTALILSCGLLASLPALAADEPRFNQVSLRAEVSKEVPRDLMVVTLYSEAQNTDPGKLAKEITETMNKAVQQSRQVKDVKISQGSRNSYPVYDSKGQKITGWRERAELRLESANFPALSQLTADLLQELKMGGMDFSIAPATRKASEDDLLKDAVNAFKARAQLATEALGGKGYKVVNLNLNSSGYPRPYLRSAPMAMKAMGADEAAPAPDIEAGTSEVSMNADGLIEIQMP; encoded by the coding sequence ATGCAAATCCCTCGTCGCGGCACTGCCCTGATCCTGTCTTGCGGCCTGCTCGCCAGCCTGCCCGCGCTAGCGGCCGATGAGCCGCGCTTCAACCAGGTGTCGCTGCGTGCCGAAGTCAGCAAGGAAGTGCCGCGCGACCTGATGGTCGTGACCCTCTACAGCGAAGCGCAGAACACCGACCCGGGCAAACTCGCCAAAGAGATCACCGAGACCATGAACAAGGCTGTGCAACAGTCGCGTCAGGTCAAGGATGTGAAGATCAGCCAGGGCAGCCGCAACAGCTACCCGGTCTACGACAGCAAAGGGCAGAAGATCACCGGCTGGCGTGAACGCGCCGAGCTGCGCCTGGAAAGCGCCAACTTCCCGGCCCTGTCGCAACTGACCGCCGACCTGCTGCAAGAACTGAAAATGGGCGGCATGGACTTCTCCATTGCCCCGGCCACGCGCAAGGCCAGCGAAGACGACTTGCTCAAGGACGCTGTCAATGCCTTCAAGGCACGCGCCCAGTTGGCCACCGAGGCGCTGGGTGGCAAGGGCTATAAAGTGGTCAACCTGAACCTCAACAGCAGCGGTTATCCACGCCCTTACCTGCGCAGCGCACCGATGGCCATGAAAGCCATGGGCGCTGACGAAGCGGCGCCAGCGCCGGATATCGAGGCGGGTACCAGCGAAGTGAGCATGAATGCCGATGGCTTGATCGAAATTCAGATGCCCTGA
- a CDS encoding response regulator transcription factor gives MSEESQVESEELPHLLLVDDDATFTRVMARAMSRRGFRVSTAGSAEEGLILAQQDLPDYATLDLKMEGDSGLVLLPKLLELDPEMRVVILTGYSSIATAVEAVKRGACNYLCKPADADDVLAALLSEHADLDALVPENPMSVDRLQWEHIQRVLTEHEGNISATARALGMHRRTLQRKLQKRPVRR, from the coding sequence ATGAGCGAAGAATCCCAGGTTGAAAGCGAAGAGCTGCCGCACCTGCTGCTGGTGGATGACGATGCCACCTTTACCCGAGTCATGGCGCGCGCCATGAGCCGTCGGGGCTTTCGCGTGAGCACCGCAGGCTCCGCCGAGGAGGGGCTGATCCTGGCCCAGCAGGACTTGCCGGACTACGCCACGCTGGACCTGAAGATGGAAGGCGACTCGGGGCTTGTGCTGCTGCCCAAGCTGCTGGAGCTGGACCCGGAGATGCGCGTGGTGATCCTGACGGGTTACTCCAGCATCGCCACGGCGGTGGAGGCGGTCAAGCGCGGTGCCTGCAATTACCTGTGCAAGCCGGCCGATGCTGACGATGTACTCGCTGCTCTGCTGTCCGAGCATGCCGACCTGGACGCCTTGGTGCCGGAAAACCCGATGTCGGTCGACCGCCTGCAGTGGGAGCACATCCAGCGCGTGCTGACCGAGCACGAGGGCAATATCTCGGCAACGGCGCGTGCGCTGGGCATGCACCGGCGGACCTTGCAGCGCAAACTGCAGAAGCGGCCGGTTCGGCGCTGA
- a CDS encoding septal ring lytic transglycosylase RlpA family protein — MLKRSLSTLALFSLLAGCASHDIDPRGYDKTGTASYYGSRHHGKRTASGEPFNQHGLTAAHRSLPFGSRVLVTNLANQRSVVVRINDRGPHTRGRLIDLSRAAAEKIGMLRSGTARVRVQGLSD; from the coding sequence TTGCTAAAACGATCCCTCAGCACCCTCGCTCTTTTCTCCCTGCTGGCCGGCTGTGCCAGCCACGATATCGACCCCCGCGGTTACGACAAGACCGGCACCGCGTCCTATTACGGCTCCCGTCACCACGGCAAACGCACCGCCAGTGGCGAGCCCTTCAACCAGCACGGCCTTACCGCCGCCCACCGCAGCCTGCCGTTCGGCAGCCGCGTGCTGGTCACCAACCTCGCCAACCAACGCAGCGTGGTGGTGCGCATCAACGACCGCGGCCCGCACACACGTGGCCGACTGATCGACCTGTCACGCGCTGCAGCAGAAAAAATCGGCATGCTCCGTAGCGGAACGGCGCGCGTCCGGGTACAAGGTCTGAGCGACTGA
- a CDS encoding AEC family transporter — protein MLALLIQTLNITAPVFAMLFMGVLLKRIHLIDDNFNRVASQLVFNVCMPALLFLGIYHADLATAVKPGVLLYFVVATLVGFGVAWGLAIWRCPPADRGIYTQGAFRGNNGVIGLALAASLYGDYGISLGAVLAGLVILLYNSLSAVVLAVYSPDLKSDPWSICKSIFSNPLIISVLVATPMAYGQVPLPNWLLTSGDYLAQMTLPLALMCIGGTLSLAALRDSGRLAIDASLVKMVWLPLVGTLGAWLCGFRGAELGILFLYIGSPTAAASYVMARAANGNHELAASIIVITTLMAAITTNIGIFILQWGGWI, from the coding sequence ATGCTCGCCCTTCTTATCCAGACGCTGAACATCACGGCACCAGTCTTCGCCATGTTGTTCATGGGCGTACTGCTCAAACGCATCCACCTGATCGACGACAACTTCAACCGTGTTGCGTCGCAGCTGGTATTCAATGTCTGCATGCCGGCCCTGCTGTTCCTGGGCATCTATCACGCCGACCTGGCAACAGCGGTCAAACCTGGCGTGCTCCTGTATTTCGTCGTTGCCACCCTGGTCGGTTTCGGCGTGGCCTGGGGCTTGGCCATCTGGCGTTGCCCGCCAGCGGATCGCGGCATCTACACCCAAGGCGCGTTTCGCGGCAACAACGGCGTGATCGGCCTGGCCCTGGCCGCCAGCTTGTACGGCGACTACGGTATCTCGTTAGGCGCGGTGCTGGCAGGCCTGGTGATCCTCCTGTACAACTCGCTGTCTGCGGTGGTGCTGGCGGTGTACAGCCCGGACCTCAAGTCCGACCCGTGGAGTATCTGCAAGAGCATCTTCAGCAACCCGTTGATCATCAGCGTGCTGGTGGCGACACCCATGGCCTATGGGCAGGTGCCGTTGCCCAACTGGTTGCTCACCTCGGGCGACTACCTGGCGCAGATGACCCTGCCGCTGGCGCTGATGTGCATCGGTGGCACCTTGTCACTGGCGGCGCTGCGTGACAGTGGCAGGCTGGCCATCGATGCCAGCCTGGTGAAGATGGTCTGGTTGCCGCTGGTCGGCACGTTGGGTGCCTGGCTCTGCGGTTTTCGCGGTGCCGAGTTGGGCATCCTGTTCCTGTACATCGGCAGCCCCACAGCGGCGGCCAGCTACGTCATGGCGCGGGCGGCCAACGGCAACCATGAATTGGCGGCATCGATCATCGTGATCACTACGCTAATGGCGGCGATCACCACCAATATCGGTATTTTCATATTGCAGTGGGGCGGATGGATCTAG